The Clarias gariepinus isolate MV-2021 ecotype Netherlands chromosome 3, CGAR_prim_01v2, whole genome shotgun sequence DNA window CTTCAGGTTGCTTCCAAACCTGTTTTAGGTGTTCAGAAGTGGAAAGCTACTCAAGGGCTTCTGTTTGTCATAATGATTGTATTGATAAATCATGTAGTAAATCTCCCTCTCTTCTCCTTTTTAGATAAGTTCTGGTATTGTCGATTGTCACCCAATCATAAAGTACTGCACTATGGGGATCTGGAGGAGAGTCCTCAGGGAGAGGTGCCTCACGATTCTCTACAGGACAAATGTAAGTACTGCTGGGGCACATCACTGTCACGCGAACAGATTATACATCATAGCTCATTGCTCCTCTTTCGTCTCGACAGTGCCCGTGGCTGATATAAAAGCTGTTGTCACCGGTAAGGACTGTCCACACATGAAGGAGAAGGGAGCCCTGAAGCAGAacaaggtgagtgtgtgtgtgtgtgtgtgtgtgtgtgtgtgtgtgtgtgtgtgtgtgtgtgtgtgctggaagAAACTTGATTGCTGGATTGACCAGTGTTTACCCATGAGGTTACTGTGCATCATTTGTGGCTTTCCTCTTCACGAACATTTGCCATGTTAAACTCTAATCTCAGCACCAGGAGctccagttgtttttttttctcccctctaAACCAGATTCCTGGTTTGTCATATCTAAATTACCTCTGGGTTGTGTGTGAGCATTTGAAAAGGGGTGTGCGTGGTAATATATTGGACTCCCATCCCGACTGTATTTCCAACTCATACCCAGTGCCTCCACAAAAGGTTTTACAGTAGATCCATCATGACCCAGACTCAAGATAAAATGGTTACTGTAGATGAGGCATGAACGGATAAAGCTGTGAGCCTCCAAATCCACCTCGCGATCTATTTTTAGACCTGATTAATGGTGTAATTCTGCATTAAAATGGAGAGAACACTGTGTACTCAGGTGAATTCAGCTGCCTCAGGCTTTCCCCTGAGTCCCGCAGGCTGACTCATAAAAGACAAATTTAGCATGAAAAACAAAGCCGCATTGTGCCGCTCTGTCAACTATGTTTATGGTTTTATCACCGAGAACGCAGCAGGAAGAATGGCTGAGGGGCGCTGAGCGCATCATGGCGCACTACTGCATTTTCTCAGTGAGACAGAACACAAATATACCCAGATGGAATCACTCAGTCTAAACAATGAGAGGCAATTCATGTATACAATAAGAAAGCCTCCTTTAGAGTTTTCGGTGAACTGCATGCAAAGCAAGCCATACAGTAAGTGGTTACATAGAAAAGGAATAACACGTGGTGTTATAGGAATAAAATGCATGCTACTCTTGGGGGTGGAGTGTAATGTGGCATGACACACATGCGATGTGCCACAACCCCTGCAGtgtaatatttttgtataacATCACTGTCTAATGTGTTATTTAGCTTAAATTACAGTTTGTCTACTACAGTAGAGTGACAGCTACAGCTGAGTGAGGTGGATTTTACCATTTTTAAATAGGAAATGGGCCAATGTGTCAACAAATTAGTCTCTGTAATTTGTacaaaattgtacaaaaacTTGTACAAATTTGTCTACAAATTAAATACTTccaatgcaaataaaattaaatccaaCATGCCTGAAAAACAGAGTTTAAAAGTTTTGAGAAGtattaccaaaaaaacaaaaacaaataaggcATGTTATTTAATgatatctgtatttatttaaaaaaaaaaaatgggattaATGGGATTTCATTAAGTCATTCATTGTTTCATTCATCAAACGTCTTTAATCACCCACTTTTGCCtccatttttaaattttcttaccATTAATACTTTTCCCTACACTTTTAAGCCATTTAACAGCTAATCtatgagaaatatttttttcccaccgCAGGCAATTTAATATCCTGCACCAGccgaacacttaaaaaaataaaaaagtatttgtgaCACaaattgttgtttgtctgaCATGAGAACAGTTTTGTATTCAGAAACGCTCGCCCAGTTGAAGCTGGTTTCTCTGACAGTGAtccaaaaaacatttgttttgtgCAATCTGTCAGGAGCTAAGGAGCATCTCGTTACAGTAAAGCACTAAAACCCTCCGTGTGCTGGCTGTTCACTGGTTCCCAGCAGAAGTTGAGGCATGCACACTTGCACTGTGACAGGATGCGCCATCTGCTGTGGTATACGCGGAGGAGACTTGTAAATGCACAGAAACATGaactgattcttttttttctctctcttactgccTTATTCTTAGGAACTGCTGGAGTTGGCCTTTTCTATCCTCTATGAGTCTGatgagtatttaaacttcattgCTCCTGACAAGCATGAGGTAAATAATGCCACAGCATTACGAAAAATCACTGTTTATttactgttatttttaaatgcttcacaattttaataaataagttggtgttttataatagttaatttcttttattatttaattattacactTGAAATGTATacaatcattatttttattttttaaacctgcaTGTATGAACAGTAAATATGGCAAGTTTGCATCCCTTATGTTTTTTTAGTagagacataaaaaatatatgtaaatgtaaaccttttctaataataataataataataatagtccaAAACACAAAGAAGACTAGTTTGTAAAGAGTTTTGAAAAAGATAcagttgtacagtacatttggcAAAGTTAAAACAGATGTGTGAAGCAAGCTTAAGTTAAGTGGAGAGGTTACAAAGGCAAAGGATTGACAAACACTGCCTGTCACCTCCAtgatttaattaagcaaatagTTAAAAGCCTtctattggataattactgcagtggttaatatggttcagctggaAACAAGTTTTCAACAAGTTTTCACCCTTAAAGACATATTGTTTGATTGTGGCAAAGATGGTACTCTGTTTCAGGATCAAATTATTGTCccacatcaagcaaagaaactaAGGAGATTAAGCTACTAAAACTAGGTTAAGAACTGCCCAACGCATTATTATAACCTGAAAACAAAGTGCTGAACCACCATCtttgaggaagaaatgtggtcggaaaTGGATTAAAACCAGACCGCTGTGTAACTTTAAGAAAACCACTAATCAGTGAGGCTTTTCGGAAAAAACGTGAttataaagaatggactgtggagaactggaaaaaggtcatgtggtctgatgagtccagatttactctATTCCAGAGTTATGGGCACATCAGGGTAAGGAGAGAGGCGGATATAGTGATGCACCGATCATACGCATAGTGCCTACTGTACCTACCTAGTCTGTTGGAGAAGTGTTATAATCAGGGCTTGCTTccgttggtcaggtctaggttcagcaacattATATGGCCAAAAATAAGGTCGGCTGACTACCAGAATATATCGaatgactttttttattcatcaatGGATTTTTCCTTCCCTGGAACATTCCAAGATGATGATGCCAGTCTTCATTGAGCTCAGATTGTGAAAGaatggttcagggagcatgagacagcATATTCAGATACGGATTTCTACACTGAAATGTTCACAGCTCAACTCCATTGAGCGTCTTTGGAATGTGCTGGAGAAAGATTTACTCAGTGGCCGACACTCCCATTATTagaacaagatcttggagagacaTAAATGCAACTCTGGACAGAAATGAATGTTGACATTGCGTAAGCTTATCGAAAAGTCAAAACAAAATATTCAAGTGTGTTACCTGTTTTTTGCTGGGCTGTTCATAATATATTGCTAGCGAATATTTATGTTACTGTCTAAAAGGGGGATGTAAACATTTAGCAGGTAATACTTTTTACAGACATTATTTGGCCATTTGTGTTACAAcacaagcaaaaaataaaaatctgtgaaaCCCAACACTCTAAATAACTTGTTTCTACAAGTCAAgccttcatttctttctaagagCGTGAAAACTTTCGCACGCGAATGCTGATTTATATCTAATGTGCCTTTGtgtttcagtactgtatgtggacaGATGGACTAAACGCTCTTTTGGGGAAGGAGATGACCAGTGAATTCACTCGCTCCGACTTGGACACACTTCTGAACATGGAGATGAAGCTCCGCCTCCTGGACCTGGAGAACATCCAGATTCCAGAGGCCCCGCCCCCGATCCCAAAAGAACCCAGTAATTATGACTTTGTCTATGACTGCAACTAAAGCCCTCCACTggaccaagttttttttttttttttttacatgcagactggaagaaggaaaaaaaaactttttaggaaataaaacaaatgattgattttttaaatttcttttgcttaattctttttattgctttatttctcTGTGAGTTTATCAAACTCACAGTTTGCTCTTCGTGTGTCTGACATATCCCATATGGTTGGATCCTCAGGTCCAGAACTTGCACCTCATAAAAATTTGAGCTAACTTTACAGTAACTTTTtagacagacagccagacacacacatacacacacaccgcacacacgcacaccataAATCAATTTCAACTCTGGTTTATATCTACACTCACAAGTCATAATGCTTGTCCATCCTGTTTTGAGGTGAGAGCCCCGCTGCTGAGTGAGTGCAGAGCCAGGGGACTTTGGCTTTTAACACTTCCTGCATCAGGCGTCTGACTCACACAAGCGCAATCTAGCAGCACAGAAAAGGCAGTGTAAATGGCAGTAGTGTAAGTGTCCGAGTCCATTTCCATAGCCATCATTGCACACTGTTCATGCTTCACAAACGATAGACTGTTAATTAAACTCTTGCATCACATAAGCCCTGATCTAAGTCTGTCCTTCCCTCAGTGGTCTAGCCAGCCTGTAACCTGAAATTTCAAATCCAATCCAACGCTCGCTTCTACTTGATCCCCACCAGACTTGTGGTAGACTGCTGTAACATTCCAAAGCAATATATTGAGCTTGTTTTTTGTAACATGGTGTAAACTTTTAGTGATATTTGTGCAGCCAAGTAGTCagtattttgtttcatttgcaattaggatttttattttattatttttttaacagaaaaattaaatcattaatgttaatttaagtTAAATGATAAATACGCTCACTGTTTTATCCtcatgaattattattttttattattccttaagatgtttatgtattttagaGCCCAACACCATGTtgtttacattaaagatcaaTTCCAATTCAGCCTACTGATTGCTTTTCTGTTCGATAACACTTTCAAAATCCGGGCCGTGCATTTTGCAACTCTGTCAAAACAACACGCCTCGATATGTGATTGCAATTTCTAACACTTTAGCTTTGCAGTAGccaccttgctcaagggcaaaGTGGAAGCAGCAAGCTTTTATCAGCTGAGATCGAACTCATTATCCATTTTACAGTTCACTACCCGTGCTTTTTTGCATACAATGCCGTTACTTGGTGCTTTGCTAAAAGCGGATTAGTGTTGGTAGaataaaataagttaatttGAGGAAGTACAACTGTGTGCAAAAGTTCAGTGTACCTGTTCAATGGATTTAAATAGAACCCCAAGTGGGTGTAACTTCAgctttaaatgaatgaaaaaaaacgaattaatgaatgaataaattcattaaataatatttacatgtatgcaaAGATGTTTTCTGATCAAAGACTTTCAACATCACAATTATATTGCTACAAGGCTATGATGCGCTCATGGACACAACAGCACAGCCCTtgtatactgtattgtatataCATGCAGTACAAATGTATGTAGCAGAACTAGCATTGAGATAGCAATTGACAGTTAGTGACCGACAGCTAGGTTAGAGgcgaaagtagttttaaattcttaccggtactatgaagccaaaaggtgaggagaataaaccatgtactgtaggtggtggACAGATAGTGGTATTTACTTACTCTGCTTGAAAATAGTAGCTAATTTCTAAATGGAAAGCTACTGTAGTGTGCCACGTACACACCATGTAGTGCCCTTGATGAGTGGATAGAGTGGGATTTAgtattcagccttgtgttagaagctagttagctttaaAGCTTATGTTAGCTGTGATAAAACAACATGGATGATTCAGAGGCGATTCTGAGCAACTTGGAAGCAATTACtaataagacaaaatattttttgagaCGACATCACATTATctaatgtgttttcttgctgtctGTGTTTCcctgactggttttgaatgtgggttttggcaggcagctacTCTCCCCTCTTTCAAGTACTGCCTACAATACCGACCTAGTGTAATTTAGTGTACACTCTAAACCTAGTGTAAGTTAGTATAATTAATAAgtgttagaacacctgtgatgtggagtgatacatatactgtagtttaacATTCCAGTGCCTGTTATGCTCTGCGCTTGAGGAAtgtctctcgtccaatcagattactctgGAAGAACTAGCAGTTGTGTATGTTCCATTATTGAGgtttaaaaagtcaaaatgtTCAACTTCTGATTTATGGTATGAAAAATGGAAAGCAGCTTCAAAGTTCAGTGTCAGAGGAATACTGACATTTCACAGAGCTGGAGAAATGCATTAAACAAACTGTTCACTAACAGATAAATACCACCTTTCAGAAAATAGAAAAGCatgaacacaaaaacacagccagAGTGTGGAAGAATAAGAGAGGGGTGGCAAACTGTTTAAGAGCAAGTGGAATAAATGTGAACAATGAAAAGTATActgattgttttaatattgatatcTTATTACATGCTTTTTGATCAAATCTGTTGAAACTCAATAAATATGGCCtttgtaattttaattataaaatactaCATTGATGTGAACACGACTGATTCAATGAAATAGGAACTAATTAATAGTTGTGATTCATCATATTTTTCTGAAGATATATAAAGTAATTGTTTTGCAAATAGTGTGCTGAAATAATACTGAccttgattaatttatttaaattataaaaagaagTGATTCAGTCTCAgcagaatttaaaatatttccctcTACAAGCAGCCAAAGATTCCTGTAAATAATTTCCTGAGTGCTTTTAAAGCTTAGCTTTTCCTGCagcctttttgttcttttttttttaaggtgtcaCTCTTAGCGAGAATATTTTACCTTACAAATGCCAAAAATAACATCCTGCTCTGCCATAAAAAAATTGTCTCTACTCCTGTGTTCTCATTACCTCAGCGCACACTGTCAGAAATGACTTTTTCCTCTTATATTTGGCACAGATTTAAATCATATCTTCACTATTTTAAAACCCATACCAGTTGTTTCAAATACATTATaacaaaagaaatattaataatagtggCCAAAATCTTTGGTGCTGTGGAACTGAACCACTCCTCTAAATCATTTCATATCCCTTAAACACAGATCAGTAAATTGACTGTTGATTACAAACaacacttttaaataagtttctTTATTAAAGATGTCTTTCAGATCTTTCATTAGTCTTAaatgaaaaactttttaatgtttaaggAAAATCCTACAATGGTTAATATTTCATTGTTAATTATGATGATGAGGATGTGGACATGggtcatttttaaatttattttttttaaaggaagaaGGTACTGATGTATTACCTTGGTAATAAATTGTTAATTttagtaaataaagaaaaaaaaaaaaatttaagtatataAGAGAAAATTGGGCTACAGTAAGAGATCTCATACAGACATTACTGTACCATTTGGGCTGtgttttttgtggattttcaGCACTTCAAATGTGTTTAACAGTGGTTTAAAGGGGTTTAACAGTGAGATTTGGCAACCCACAAAGGTTGCATGCAAGAAAGAGTTTGTGCATGCGAGAAATTTTGagctaataaaaatacaatttgtgCTTGTGCAAAAGACAGAGATCTTCATTCAGGAAATTGGCCAActaaataaaatcatacagcagcagtacatttttatttagcacTTGGGGGGTTAACCTTTGCACTTACTTTGCAGGGATCTGAAATGATCACAGACTGACTGCGGTCTGTTATACcagtggttttgttttgttttactataCAACTGCAGCATTAATAGTACATGGGGTGAAAATAGTAAATCCTTTAATCCAGACATTAACATTTTGCACTTACAAACTATTCATGCACACAACTGTCCCTTGCTCCAATATATAATCCCACCTTGATTTTGGAGATTTACAAAACCTAAGAACCTCTGCTGCAATCATACACTGTCCTGTGCTCTTCCCGGGACTTGCTTATTAGTaatctatgtacagtacaaatcaaTCTGAATTCATTTAAACTAATAACTTGGTCAAATCGACTATACATTATCAATTAATCATACcgcattttttttgtggtcaTTCCAGTCCTAAACCATTGAGCGACTTCAGTTACAAGGTATCCGAGAAAAACTGAGTCCAGGAAcatcttcatggtcaagtgACTATTCAATCAGCCGattatgtggcagcagcacaatttTAGAAAATCATTCAGACACAGGAGCTTTAGTTATTGTTCACATCAATCACCAGGATGTGATTTCAGTGACTTTGATCgtgacatggttgttggtgccagatggccTGCAGATCTTAAACTTTCACTTACTTCAGTCTGTGAAGTTACACAGAATGGTGTAGGGGGGAAGtgtggcggttttgcaggcagAAACTTGTATTTGCTCttttctgctgttgttgttgcagTGTGCTGCTGCCACTACTGTTTCTGTCGAAGAAACAtaaaatgaattacatttttttatgtttcttatactaaAACTTATTTATCCTGTCAGCATTGTAGTTTCAAATTTGCCTTGTAAccatatattttaaatgcaatgtATGCTACAAAGCACTACTGTATGCTTAGAGATGTTGAGATGAAGAGTCAGTATTTTTGCATGGTTGTCATACCTGGTTTATTGAAAATCTTTGTATTTTGTACTTTCAAATTCCATTTGTAAACATCAAGCATGTTTGAGCATATAACATTTCTGAGATTCTGTTGTTCTTTTTGTCAGTAGTAAATGCCAGGTGAAGGTTGAATTTTGTGTTTAGATCCAGGAACCATCAGAGACCAGTAATTTATCCCAGCTGTAGACAGATTTAGTGAAGGAAAGCCTGGAATAAATAATTCACAGTACACCGGTCCCCCTGAGTCTTTTCCCAGCTTGCCTGTGAGTGAAGTTATGATGCTGACTTTGTTTCGGCTCTGAACGCTGTGAAGCTCGACACGTTGGGGAGCAGCTGCTCCTCCCTGCCAGCCAGCCAGACATGCTAATCTGATCTGATTACAGATGGCAGTGATTGGATGGATTGTACTTAAGCTTCATGTCAACATTCAGCctttgctctgtgttttacacttctgaACATCACCATTAGAGAGAAATGTCAGTGTGTCCCTTCGCTTAACTACAGGATCATCCCAGTATGTAGCCATCTATTGGCATGACTTGTGCAAATCAGCAAGCATCTGtcccttttttcccctcaaagcTCTGAAGCTTTCAAGGGTTTTAACCAAAATCATTTTAGGGGAATATTTGTTTGAATACTGTTAAGGGGTGTCGAGTTTAATCACGATTTTAGGACCTACTGACTTCAAAGAGGAATACTGAGTAATCTCAGGGAGTGGGGAAGGGAGGAGGAACTTAACTGGTGAATGCCTAAATAATTACAGTTAAGTGATTTTAACTATATACACAACGTTTAGCCATAAAACCAGTGACCGGTGATGTGAATAATATTGATTATTTCATTACAGTGACACTTGTCAGgtggtgggatatattagggaTAGAGATAgaaagtactttattaatcccagaggtaAATTGTTGGGATAATATTAGGGCtaggtttaaatttaaaattacaaaaagaaaGGGGATAAAATgattactaaaaataaatgtaaaaaaacaacaatacacTCTTTACAATAGTGCAACTGCTTGTTATGGTGGATTAACAAGATAAAATgcatatatacataatatacagtatatatacagtatatatatatatacatacaccaTCATGTtgtaatgatataataatattaatataaaataaagaggaTGAaagtacactaccagtcaaaagtttggacacacttccTAATTTCATGGTGttttctgattattatttttctgttataaaacaatgctaaaggcgtccaaaataagcaataatctcctttaaactaCCTCAAACCTCATAATAtttagatgtgtctgctacttacagTTTTCtatgtaaatccttcataacagctctaatccgaggtgctgttCGTTAGTTGGTAATTTTTGTGGTTGGTGACTctgaatgaacttctcctctgcagcagaggtaagttttggtcctgatttcctgggaaggtcttcataagagccagtttcatcatggagctcgatgggttttgcaaatgcacttgacacaatactgttcttgtaagaactattccagaacagctgacctagtcacttaaaaaaaataaatgatgtcaGAGTCTGAGCGAGTCCGAAAGGGAccagattgtgatggctagacaaccATCATTAGATGGCTGTGatctccaaaactgcaggtctCGCGGGCTGTTTCCATCCTGGAAGAAAAGAGGCCCAAAGAAGAATAATCGATAAACCAGAGGCAGGGTTATGGGCGCCCATGCTTCACTAATGCATTTGGAGAGAGAAGGCTAACCTGTGTAGCTGCAGACTGAACAGAGCACTCAGGTTGACCATACTGTAGTTCATTACCAAAATGCATCTATGGTAATGAGCATGTGAGCATCACAAATCAACCATGGAGCAATTGAGAGATCGTTGCCTGGTCTGTTGAAACATTactggtgtttttatttactggaCATCTGGGTGTGTGCATGGCTTACttgggggggatggggggggtgTATTTTTGAGGTAGATCTCATCACCAGCATGCACTCCAGTGTTAAAATATGCAGCTCTTACACAAAATGTGTGAAGCACCAAGCCAAGTAATAAGGCTGTCCTCCAACTGGTTGAAATTCATAGCAATAAATGTCTTCTTCATCCACTCCAGTGACCATTTCTTTACTTTCCCCTCCTGCATGGATCACTCAAGTGTGTAGAAGGCTGTTCTACCTACTTATGCTCCTCATTTGGAAGCACAATTCTTGATTTGGCACTGCTTCTTGAATCTCGCTACGTTTGTTCTAACACAAGCctggctttcttcctttttttttttt harbors:
- the elmo1 gene encoding engulfment and cell motility protein 1 isoform X3, whose protein sequence is MQVVREQITRALTNKPNSLDQFKTRLQNLSYTEILKIRQSERMNQEDFQSRPILELREKIQPEIMELIKQQRLNRLCEGTCFRKISSRRRQDKFWYCRLSPNHKVLHYGDLEESPQGEVPHDSLQDKLPVADIKAVVTGKDCPHMKEKGALKQNKELLELAFSILYESDEYLNFIAPDKHEYCMWTDGLNALLGKEMTSEFTRSDLDTLLNMEMKLRLLDLENIQIPEAPPPIPKEPSNYDFVYDCN